Proteins encoded within one genomic window of Triticum aestivum cultivar Chinese Spring chromosome 2D, IWGSC CS RefSeq v2.1, whole genome shotgun sequence:
- the LOC123055187 gene encoding dolichyl-diphosphooligosaccharide--protein glycosyltransferase subunit STT3B, with translation MAAAASTMLESLPAPLLRALRLKTKQQELLLRVSALALIYVLAFAVRLFSVLRYESMIHEFDPYFNYRTTLYLTEHGYSEFWNWFDHESWYPLGRVVGGTLFPGLMVTAALLHRLLRALSLAVHIREVCVLTAPFFAANTTLVAYAFGREIWDSGAGLVAAALIAVCPGYISRSVAGSYDNEGVAIFALLLTFYLFVRAVNTGSLAWSLAAAFGYFYMVSAWGGYVFIINLLPLYVLVLLVTGRYSQRLYVAYNCTYVLGMLLGMQIRFVGFQHVQSGEHMAAMGVFFLLQVFFFLDWVKYMLNDVKLFKSFLRITLTCVISVGTLALGIGTASGYISPWTGRFYSLLDPTYAKDHIPIIASVSEHQPTAWSSFMFDFHILLFLFPAGLYFCFKRLSDATIFIVMYGLTSMYFAGVMVRLILVAAPAVCLISAIAVSATIKNLTTLIRSKSKSPQTTGKTTGSKAAAKGAVDQPLPFQHNVAVALLLGAFYLLSRYAIHCTWVTSEAYSSPSIVLSARGHNGGRVIFDDYREAYYWLRQNTPTDAKIMSWWDYGYQITAMGNRTVIVDNNTWNNTHIATVGRAMSSYEDEAYEIMQSLDVNYVLVVFGGVTGYSSDDINKFLWMVRIGGGVFPVIKEPDYLVNGEYRVDKGASPKMLNCLMYKLCYYRFGELTTEYGKPPGYDRVRGVEIGNKDIKLEYLEEAFTTSNWIVRIYKVKPPKNRS, from the exons ATGGCCGCCGCCGCGTCGACGATGCTGGAGTCCCTCCCGGCGCCGCTGCTGCGGGCGCTGCGGCTCAAGACGAAGCAGCAGGAGCTGCTCCTCCGGGTCTCCGCGCTGGCGCTCATCTACGTGCTCGCCTTCGCCGTGCGCCTCTTCTCCGTGCTCCGCTACGAGTCCATGATCCACGAGTTCGACCCCTACTTCAACTACCGCACCACGCTCTACCTCACGGAGCACGGCTACTCCGAGTTCTGGAACTGGTTCGACCACGAGAGCTGGTACCCGCTCGGCCGCGTCGTCGGGGGCACGCTTTTCCCGGGCCTCATGGTCACcgccgcgctgctccaccgcctccTCCGCGCGCTCTCCCTCGCCGTCCACATCCGGGAGGTCTGCGTCCTCACCGCCCCCTTCTTCGCCGCCAACACCACGCTCGTCGCCTACGCCTTCGGCCGCGAGATCTGGGACTCCGGGGCCGGCCTCGTCGCCGCCGCGCTCATCGCCGTCTGCCCCGGATACATCTCCCGCTCCGTCGCGGGCTCATACGACAACGAGGGTGTCGCCATCTTCGCGCTGCTGCTCACCTTCTACCTCTTCGTGCGCGCAGTCAACACCGGGTCCCTCGCCTGGTcgctcgccgccgcgttcggctacttctacatggtctccgccTGGGGAGGTTACGTCTTCATCATCAACCTCCTCCCGCTCTACGTGCTCGTCCTGCTCGTCACCGGGAGGTACTCGCAGAGGCTCTATGTCGCCTACAACTGCACCTATGTGCTGGGAATGCTGCTCGGGATGCAGATCCGCTTCGTCGGCTTCCAGCATGTTCAGTCTGGGGAACACATGGCCGCCATGGGAGTCTTCTTCCTGTTGCAG GTTTTCTTCTTCCTGGATTGGGTGAAATACATGCTGAATGATGTTAAACTATTCAAGTCATTCTTGAGAATTACCCTGACCTGTGTGATAAGTGTCGGCACCCTGGCTCTTGGGATTGGTACTGCGTCAGGTTACATCTCCCCTTGGACAGGGCGGTTTTATTCCCTGCTTGATCCGACCTATGCGAAAGACCATATACCAATCATCGCATCTGTTTCTGAGCATCAGCCAACAGCCTGGTCTTCTTTTATGTTTGATTTCCACATCCTTCTTTTCCTGTTCCCAGCGGGCCTCTATTTCTGCTTCAAGCGTCTGTCAGATGCCACAATATTTATAGTTATGTATGGCCTCACAAGTATGTACTTTGCTGGTGTGATGGTGAGGTTGATTCTTGTTGCAGCACCTGCTGTTTGCCTTATTAGTGCCATTGCTGTATCTGCTACAATAAAGAATCTGACGACATTGATCCGGTCAAAAAGCAAAAGTCCACAGACTACAGGAAAAACAACAGGCTCGAAGGCAGCTGCAAAG GGAGCAGTTGATCAACCCTTGCCTTTCCAACATAATGTGGCTGTTGCTTTACTTCTGGGCGCTTTCTACTTGCTCAGTAGATATGCCATACACTGCACTTGGGTAACCTCTGAGGCTTACTCTTCTCCTTCCATCGTTCTGTCCGCAAGGGGTCACAATGGAGGAAGGGTTATATTCGATGATTATCGTGAGGCATACTACTGGCTTCGTCAGAACACTCCTACTGATGCCAAGATTATGTCATGGTGGGACTATGGGTACCAAATTACAGCCATGGGTAACAGAACTGTTATTGTTGATAATAACACGTGGAATAATACACACATAGCAACTGTTGGACGTGCAATGTCATCATATGAAGACGAGGCATATGAAATAATGCAGTCATTGGATGTGAATTATGTGCTTGTCGTATTTGGAGGTGTTACAGGGTACTCCTCTGACGACATCAATAA GTTCTTATGGATGGTGCGTATTGGTGGAGGAGTTTTTCCTGTAATCAAAGAGCCTGATTACCTTGTGAATGGGGAATATCGTGTTGACAAGGGGGCGTCACCAAAAATGTTGAACTGTCTAAT GTACAAGCTCTGTTATTATCGATTTGGAGAACTGACCACGGAATATGGAAAACCTCCAGG ATACGATCGAGTGCGAGGAGTGGAGATAGGCAACAAAGACATAAAGCTTGAGTACTTGGAGGAGGCATTCACAACATCAAACTGGATAGTGCGCATATACAAGGTCAAACCTCCAAAAAATAGATCCTAA